One Chitinophaga sp. H8 DNA window includes the following coding sequences:
- a CDS encoding alpha-ketoacid dehydrogenase subunit alpha/beta has protein sequence MYFNRDQISDEQLIAFYKVLVYPRLVEEKMLLLLRQGKVSKWFSGIGQEAIAIGATLALEADEWILPLHRNLGVFTARQMPLTQLFRQWQGSQQGFSKGRERSFHFGSRAHHICGMISHLGPQLAIADGIALAHQLKQEKKVTLAFTGEGGTSEGEFHEALNVAAVWDLPVIFLIENNGYGLSTPVSEQYRCNRLVDRAIGYGMKGMHIDGNNLLEVYHAVKEAATYARQENKPVLIEAMTFRMRGHEEASGTKYVPPALLEEWAKKDPVSNYEDFLMHLGLLSGEDLTHIKQEIKSQIETNIAAGLSDGPILGNTAAELADVYAEDSSTLNKGTNSPNSSIANADNAIANIARTNSACTPDNNPGGPATEKRLIDAIADGLRQSMEIHPNLILMGQDIAEYGGAFKITDGFVAQFGKQRVRNTPLCESAIIGTALGLSLSGFKSMVEMQFADFVSCGFNQIINNLAKIHYRWGQAADVVIRMPAGGGVGAGPFHSQTNEAWFTHTPGLKVVYPSSPDDAKGLLAAAITDPNPVLYFEHKALYRSISGLVPDDYYLTPIGKAKLVQEGSDLSIITYGAGVHWALEYAQQHPQLSLSILDLRTLLPLDYEAIKAVVAQTGKVLVLHEATLTGGFGGEISAWIAEHCFHLLDAPVMRCGSLDTPIPFAMELEKNFLAKSRLDQCIRELAAY, from the coding sequence ATGTATTTTAACCGCGATCAAATCAGTGATGAACAACTGATTGCTTTTTACAAAGTGCTCGTATACCCAAGACTGGTAGAGGAAAAAATGTTGTTGCTGCTGCGGCAGGGCAAGGTAAGCAAATGGTTTTCCGGTATTGGCCAGGAAGCTATTGCCATAGGGGCTACGCTGGCACTGGAAGCAGATGAATGGATCCTTCCCCTGCATCGTAATCTCGGGGTTTTTACAGCCCGGCAGATGCCGCTTACACAACTGTTCCGGCAATGGCAGGGTAGCCAGCAAGGGTTTAGCAAAGGCAGGGAACGTTCTTTTCATTTCGGTAGCCGGGCACACCACATTTGCGGTATGATTTCCCATCTAGGCCCCCAACTGGCAATAGCGGACGGGATCGCACTGGCCCATCAGCTTAAACAGGAAAAGAAAGTAACCCTCGCTTTTACCGGCGAAGGAGGTACCAGCGAAGGGGAGTTTCACGAAGCCCTGAATGTAGCTGCTGTATGGGATCTCCCGGTTATCTTCCTCATAGAAAATAATGGCTACGGACTCAGTACACCCGTGAGTGAACAATACCGTTGCAATCGGTTGGTAGACCGTGCAATCGGCTATGGTATGAAAGGCATGCACATAGATGGCAATAACTTACTGGAAGTATACCATGCCGTAAAAGAAGCAGCTACCTACGCGCGACAGGAAAACAAACCCGTGCTGATTGAAGCGATGACCTTCCGGATGCGGGGCCATGAGGAAGCCAGTGGTACAAAATATGTGCCTCCGGCGCTTCTGGAAGAATGGGCAAAGAAAGATCCGGTTTCCAACTATGAAGATTTTCTGATGCACCTGGGATTACTTTCCGGAGAGGATCTTACCCATATCAAACAGGAAATCAAATCACAGATAGAAACTAATATCGCTGCGGGATTGTCAGACGGCCCAATACTAGGCAACACCGCAGCAGAACTGGCAGATGTTTATGCGGAAGATAGCTCCACTCTAAACAAAGGCACCAATTCCCCCAATAGCAGCATAGCGAATGCAGACAATGCCATTGCAAACATAGCCAGAACTAACAGCGCCTGTACGCCGGATAATAACCCAGGTGGCCCAGCTACTGAAAAACGCCTGATTGACGCCATCGCAGACGGCTTACGTCAATCAATGGAGATACATCCTAATCTTATCCTTATGGGACAGGATATCGCTGAATACGGTGGTGCATTTAAAATTACGGACGGTTTTGTAGCGCAGTTTGGGAAACAGCGGGTGCGGAATACCCCACTCTGCGAAAGCGCCATTATAGGTACGGCCCTGGGGCTGAGTTTATCCGGCTTCAAAAGTATGGTGGAAATGCAGTTCGCCGACTTTGTTTCCTGCGGCTTTAACCAGATCATTAATAACCTGGCTAAAATACACTACCGCTGGGGGCAGGCGGCCGACGTGGTGATACGGATGCCTGCTGGTGGCGGCGTAGGTGCAGGCCCCTTTCATTCTCAAACCAATGAAGCCTGGTTTACCCATACACCAGGGCTAAAAGTAGTATACCCCTCCTCTCCGGATGATGCCAAAGGGCTGCTGGCGGCGGCTATTACCGACCCCAACCCCGTATTATACTTTGAGCATAAAGCCCTTTACAGGAGTATCAGCGGACTGGTTCCCGACGATTATTACCTCACCCCCATCGGAAAAGCCAAACTGGTACAGGAAGGCAGCGACCTAAGCATCATCACGTATGGGGCAGGCGTACACTGGGCACTGGAATATGCACAGCAACATCCGCAGCTGTCACTCTCCATACTAGACCTCCGGACGTTACTACCTCTTGATTATGAGGCTATTAAAGCGGTAGTGGCCCAAACAGGGAAGGTATTGGTTTTACATGAAGCCACGCTTACCGGAGGGTTTGGGGGAGAAATCAGTGCCTGGATTGCCGAACATTGTTTCCATTTGCTGGACGCCCCCGTAATGCGCTGTGGTAGTTTGGATACTCCCATCCCATTTGCAATGGAACTGGAAAAAAATTTCCTGGCCAAATCCCGGCTGGATCAGTGCATACGGGAATTAGCTGCCTACTGA
- a CDS encoding NYN domain-containing protein, which translates to MDSNTKDLRLAVLIDADNIPYSNIKAMLEEVAKYGIPTFKRIYGDWTKPTVSGWKGVLLDNAITPIQQYSYTTGKNATDSAMIIDAMDILYTGRVDGFCLVSSDSDFTRLATRLREAGMKVFGMGEKKTPSAFRAACDKFIYIEILAIKEKKSDTSKSRSAKEKQKAISKADMDMVDLLASSINDIADEDGWAYLGELGNLLIKKQPDFDSRNYGFNKLVQLIKSVPDFEIDVRDSGKRSGKLVYVRVK; encoded by the coding sequence ATGGACAGTAATACAAAAGATCTCCGGCTTGCCGTATTGATTGATGCAGATAATATTCCTTATTCTAATATAAAAGCCATGCTGGAAGAGGTAGCCAAGTATGGTATTCCTACATTTAAGAGAATCTATGGCGACTGGACCAAACCTACTGTGTCTGGCTGGAAAGGGGTATTACTGGATAATGCTATTACACCTATTCAGCAGTACAGTTATACTACCGGCAAAAACGCGACAGACTCGGCGATGATCATTGATGCGATGGACATTTTATATACCGGCCGGGTAGATGGGTTTTGCCTGGTATCCAGCGACAGTGATTTTACGCGGCTGGCTACCCGGCTCCGGGAGGCGGGCATGAAGGTGTTTGGCATGGGAGAGAAGAAAACACCCAGTGCCTTCCGCGCGGCATGTGATAAGTTTATTTATATTGAAATACTTGCCATAAAAGAAAAGAAAAGCGACACGAGCAAATCCCGTAGTGCCAAAGAAAAACAGAAAGCCATCAGTAAGGCGGATATGGATATGGTGGACTTGCTGGCCTCCAGCATCAATGATATTGCAGATGAGGATGGCTGGGCCTATCTTGGAGAACTGGGCAACCTGCTGATAAAAAAGCAGCCTGATTTTGATTCCCGGAATTATGGATTTAATAAACTGGTGCAGCTGATCAAGAGTGTACCCGATTTTGAAATAGATGTAAGAGATAGTGGTAAGCGGTCGGGGAAATTGGTATATGTGAGGGTAAAATAA
- a CDS encoding Dps family protein: MKANIGVSDGNLKQIALELNKVLADEVVLYTKTRNYHWNIESPSFMEMHKFFEAQYEELADFGDDVAEKIRTLGHYAEGRMADFLKLTNLLEGDYTNDQKKQLKNLLDDHETVIRNLRRLIDEFDEKYKDKGSSDFVTGLMQKHEKMAWMIRAYLVK, encoded by the coding sequence ATGAAAGCAAACATTGGCGTTTCTGATGGAAATTTAAAACAGATAGCTTTAGAGCTTAATAAAGTACTGGCCGACGAAGTAGTGTTATACACTAAAACAAGAAACTATCATTGGAATATAGAGAGTCCCAGTTTCATGGAAATGCATAAGTTTTTTGAAGCACAATATGAAGAGCTTGCAGACTTTGGGGATGATGTGGCAGAAAAGATACGTACCCTGGGCCACTATGCAGAAGGCCGTATGGCCGACTTTCTCAAGTTGACGAATCTTCTGGAAGGAGATTATACCAATGATCAGAAAAAACAACTGAAAAACCTGCTGGACGATCATGAAACCGTGATCCGTAACCTGCGCCGGCTGATTGATGAATTTGATGAAAAGTATAAAGACAAAGGCTCCAGTGATTTTGTAACCGGTCTTATGCAAAAGCATGAAAAAATGGCCTGGATGATCCGTGCTTACCTGGTTAAATAA
- a CDS encoding MFS transporter: protein MNQVPGRIYTLQFILLCLSNALFSASFNMLIPELPAYLSSMGGEGYKGYIIGLFTVTAALSRPFSGKLTDTIGRIPVMIFGSVICVVCSLLYPLVSSVGAFLLLRFFHGFSTGFKPTGTAAYVSDLVPHTRRAEAMGMVGLFSTIGMAMGPAIGGYVALHFNIQIMFQLSAVMALLSVVILVGMKETLQNKQRFKPTLLKVSANEIFEPLVLAPMVVTFLTYFSYGVLLTIIPDFSTHLGIHNKGLFFTFFTISSIGIRLLAGKASDRYGRVPVLKISATMLAAATFLMAIAHTPQLLLAAAVLYGVALGINSPAVTAWTIDLGLPEHRGRALASMYIALEAGIGLGAYFSAFIYNNNAGFFPLTFYVTTVITLLATFYLLFVYDNQRLKVMWRFVHIKKWR from the coding sequence ATGAACCAGGTGCCGGGGAGAATTTACACCCTTCAATTTATATTACTCTGCCTCAGTAATGCCCTTTTTTCTGCCAGTTTCAACATGTTGATCCCTGAATTGCCTGCCTACCTCAGTAGTATGGGCGGCGAAGGATATAAAGGATATATTATTGGTCTTTTCACTGTAACAGCAGCACTTTCCCGCCCCTTCAGCGGAAAGCTGACGGATACCATTGGCCGTATACCGGTCATGATATTTGGTTCTGTTATCTGTGTGGTGTGCAGCCTGCTCTATCCCCTGGTTAGTTCAGTAGGGGCATTTTTATTACTCCGGTTCTTTCATGGTTTTTCTACCGGTTTTAAACCTACCGGTACTGCCGCCTATGTGTCGGACCTGGTACCTCACACCCGGCGGGCCGAAGCGATGGGAATGGTAGGACTTTTCAGTACGATAGGTATGGCCATGGGGCCTGCCATTGGGGGTTACGTGGCCCTGCACTTTAATATCCAGATCATGTTCCAGCTTTCAGCAGTGATGGCACTGCTGTCTGTGGTGATACTGGTAGGGATGAAAGAAACCCTCCAAAACAAGCAGCGCTTCAAACCCACCCTCCTGAAGGTATCTGCCAATGAAATTTTTGAGCCGCTGGTATTGGCCCCCATGGTAGTTACGTTTCTTACTTACTTCAGCTATGGGGTTTTACTCACTATCATACCGGATTTCAGTACCCACCTGGGGATCCATAATAAAGGGCTTTTCTTTACGTTCTTTACAATCAGTTCTATAGGTATCCGTTTGCTCGCAGGCAAAGCATCTGACCGTTATGGACGGGTGCCTGTACTGAAGATCTCTGCTACCATGCTGGCTGCAGCCACCTTCCTGATGGCCATTGCTCATACCCCTCAGCTATTACTGGCGGCAGCGGTGCTTTATGGAGTAGCACTGGGGATTAATTCTCCGGCAGTCACCGCCTGGACCATCGATCTGGGGCTTCCGGAACATCGCGGCCGGGCACTGGCCAGCATGTATATTGCACTGGAGGCTGGCATTGGATTGGGCGCCTACTTTTCTGCTTTTATCTATAATAACAACGCCGGTTTCTTCCCACTTACCTTTTACGTAACCACCGTCATTACCCTCCTGGCTACCTTTTACCTGCTGTTTGTTTATGATAACCAACGCCTTAAAGTAATGTGGCGGTTTGTTCATATTAAGAAATGGCGATAA
- a CDS encoding DNA recombination protein RmuC translates to MNYTVLLTITGALAVVLGWLYFSVRQKWEQQQQEQVLLKERNNHLEAQYTYTQHMLEDKRIELQEKQQRLDHVYTEFQQLMGDSSRIEEQNRFLHQQLNEEKQRLQEIQQEFKVQFENTAQQLLQRISGTFMEQNQHKMDDILKPLAEKIESFRSSVQQSLVAETTQRTELKTELQKLLLLNQTLTQEANNLTNALKADTKKQGNWGEMILERVLEASGLEKGIHYFTQDAQRDSEGMLKRPDLLLLLPENRQLVIDSKVSLKAYEQYCSATDEVEKQQALKLHLQSVKNHVDELSRKSYHSLYKNTTDFVLLFVPVEPAYALAILQQDDLYDYAFRKKIIVVSVPSLLATLRIIDAMWRLENQNRNAEEIVKQGSALYEKFVGFAEDMRTVGIHLGRSQEVYDSAMNKLSTGRGNLVTRAEGMRRLGLETKKELPRELVDKSEPVAGDELLLE, encoded by the coding sequence ATGAACTACACTGTATTGCTTACTATCACTGGTGCCCTCGCAGTTGTACTGGGGTGGTTGTATTTTTCTGTCAGGCAGAAATGGGAACAACAACAACAGGAGCAGGTACTTTTAAAAGAACGGAATAACCACCTGGAAGCGCAATATACCTATACACAGCACATGCTGGAAGATAAACGGATAGAATTGCAGGAAAAGCAACAGCGGCTGGATCACGTGTATACAGAGTTTCAGCAGCTGATGGGAGATAGCAGCAGGATAGAAGAGCAGAACCGGTTCCTGCACCAGCAGCTCAATGAAGAAAAGCAGCGTTTGCAGGAAATACAGCAGGAGTTTAAAGTACAGTTTGAGAATACCGCGCAGCAATTGTTGCAGCGTATATCCGGGACTTTTATGGAACAGAACCAGCATAAAATGGATGATATCCTGAAACCGCTGGCGGAGAAGATTGAGAGTTTCCGGAGTAGTGTACAGCAGTCGCTGGTAGCAGAGACCACCCAGCGTACAGAATTAAAAACGGAACTGCAAAAACTCCTCCTCCTCAATCAAACACTTACCCAGGAGGCTAACAACCTGACCAATGCCTTAAAGGCGGATACCAAAAAGCAGGGAAACTGGGGAGAGATGATACTGGAGCGCGTACTGGAAGCATCAGGGCTGGAAAAGGGCATTCATTACTTTACACAGGATGCGCAACGGGATAGTGAGGGCATGCTTAAAAGGCCCGACCTGTTGTTATTATTGCCGGAGAACCGGCAATTGGTTATTGACTCTAAGGTATCGCTGAAAGCCTATGAACAGTATTGCAGCGCTACAGATGAAGTGGAAAAACAACAGGCACTAAAGCTGCATCTGCAGTCAGTGAAGAACCATGTGGATGAGCTGAGCCGTAAAAGTTATCATTCCCTGTATAAAAATACAACGGACTTTGTATTGCTGTTTGTACCTGTTGAGCCGGCATATGCACTTGCTATTTTGCAGCAGGATGATCTCTATGACTATGCTTTCCGGAAAAAGATCATTGTAGTGAGTGTACCTTCTCTGCTGGCTACCTTGCGGATTATTGATGCAATGTGGCGGCTGGAAAACCAGAACAGGAATGCTGAAGAAATCGTGAAACAGGGAAGTGCGCTTTATGAAAAGTTTGTAGGTTTTGCAGAAGATATGCGGACGGTGGGAATACATCTGGGCCGTAGCCAGGAGGTATACGACAGTGCCATGAATAAATTAAGTACGGGCCGGGGTAACCTGGTGACTAGGGCAGAAGGTATGCGTCGGCTGGGGCTGGAAACTAAAAAAGAGCTTCCCCGTGAGCTGGTGGATAAAAGCGAGCCTGTGGCCGGTGATGAGCTGCTGCTGGAATAA
- a CDS encoding iron-containing alcohol dehydrogenase family protein: MKFRNFKMVGYVIYGLGSFDQLDEILAPQRKGDAPMIFFVDEYFKDKPAFLSRIPLQGKDKIVIIDVTHEPKTTQVDKLRDDLKAAFGEVSGIIGIGGGSVMDLAKAVGLMMTNPGSSADYQGWDLVKVRGVYKMGIPTISGTGAEVSRTCVLTGPTRKLGMNSDFTTFDQIMLDPSLTSSVPANQRFYTAMDCFIHCVESLQGTYLNAFSKSYGEKAQELCEEIFLEKKQWDDDADEKLMMASYAGGMSIAYSQVGVAHAVSYGLAYLLGTKHGIGNCIVFDKLEEFYPDGVKKFKAMVKKHNIEIPQHITKGLTDEQFDTMINVSLGMAPLWENALGKDWQQIMTRERLRKLYEQL; the protein is encoded by the coding sequence ATGAAATTCCGGAATTTTAAAATGGTAGGCTATGTAATATATGGCCTTGGATCATTTGATCAACTGGATGAAATACTGGCACCTCAACGTAAGGGAGATGCACCGATGATCTTCTTTGTTGATGAATATTTCAAGGATAAACCTGCCTTTTTATCACGTATTCCTTTACAGGGAAAAGATAAGATTGTAATCATTGACGTTACGCACGAGCCTAAAACCACCCAGGTAGATAAGCTGCGGGATGACCTGAAAGCTGCGTTCGGGGAAGTGTCGGGGATTATTGGTATAGGCGGAGGATCTGTGATGGATCTGGCCAAAGCGGTTGGGTTGATGATGACTAACCCCGGCTCTTCAGCAGATTATCAGGGATGGGACCTGGTAAAGGTGCGTGGCGTTTATAAGATGGGTATTCCTACTATTTCAGGTACAGGAGCAGAAGTGAGCCGTACCTGTGTACTTACCGGGCCTACCCGTAAACTGGGTATGAATTCAGACTTTACCACTTTTGATCAGATTATGCTGGACCCTTCTTTAACCAGCAGCGTACCTGCTAATCAGCGTTTTTATACTGCGATGGATTGCTTTATCCATTGTGTGGAATCGCTTCAGGGTACTTATCTGAATGCATTCAGTAAATCTTACGGTGAGAAGGCACAGGAGCTGTGTGAGGAAATATTCCTGGAAAAGAAACAATGGGATGATGATGCAGATGAAAAACTGATGATGGCATCTTATGCCGGAGGGATGAGTATTGCTTATTCCCAGGTAGGGGTGGCACATGCGGTAAGTTACGGATTAGCTTATCTGCTGGGTACCAAACATGGTATTGGAAACTGTATCGTGTTTGACAAACTGGAAGAATTCTATCCGGATGGGGTAAAGAAATTTAAGGCCATGGTGAAGAAACACAACATTGAAATTCCCCAGCATATTACAAAAGGCCTTACGGATGAGCAGTTTGATACGATGATCAATGTATCTCTGGGAATGGCACCACTGTGGGAAAATGCGCTGGGCAAAGACTGGCAGCAGATCATGACCAGAGAGCGGCTGCGCAAACTGTACGAACAACTATAA
- the kdsB gene encoding 3-deoxy-manno-octulosonate cytidylyltransferase yields the protein MKKIALIPARYGATRFPGKLMAKLGGKTVILRTYESAVNTGVFDEVMVVCDSEVIYDEIVQHGGKAVMSKKEHECGTDRIAEAVVDMDVDIVVNVQGDEPFTQKEPLEKLLSVFEGEAGKQVRVASLMQELKDWKLIEDPNYVKVAVDKQFNALFFSRSVIPYPRNKDFPSVYYEHIGIYAFRKQTLLDFTQMPVTPLEAAEKIECLRYLENGIPMKMVVTEYMGVEIDTPEDLDKAAKLL from the coding sequence ATGAAAAAAATAGCTTTGATTCCTGCCCGGTATGGCGCCACGAGGTTCCCCGGTAAGCTCATGGCAAAACTGGGAGGAAAAACAGTTATTCTCCGTACCTACGAATCAGCAGTGAACACAGGTGTTTTTGATGAGGTGATGGTAGTATGCGACAGTGAAGTGATCTATGATGAAATTGTGCAGCATGGAGGAAAAGCTGTAATGAGCAAAAAGGAGCACGAGTGTGGAACAGACCGTATTGCGGAAGCTGTGGTGGATATGGACGTGGATATTGTGGTAAACGTGCAGGGCGATGAACCTTTTACGCAAAAAGAACCACTGGAAAAGTTGCTAAGTGTATTTGAAGGAGAAGCAGGCAAACAGGTAAGAGTAGCTTCCCTGATGCAGGAACTGAAAGACTGGAAGCTGATAGAAGACCCTAATTATGTAAAGGTGGCGGTTGATAAGCAGTTCAATGCATTGTTCTTTTCCCGGTCTGTTATTCCATATCCCCGTAATAAAGATTTTCCATCTGTTTACTATGAACATATCGGTATCTATGCATTCCGGAAGCAAACCTTGCTGGACTTTACACAAATGCCGGTGACTCCGTTGGAGGCTGCGGAAAAAATAGAATGCCTGCGTTATCTGGAAAATGGCATCCCCATGAAAATGGTGGTTACAGAATATATGGGTGTGGAAATAGATACCCCGGAAGATCTGGATAAAGCAGCAAAATTATTGTAG
- a CDS encoding DegT/DnrJ/EryC1/StrS family aminotransferase, whose product MPGYELFGAEERKEVNDVLETGIMMRYGFDGPRKGIWKAKELEQAICDKLDVKYTQLTSSGTTALSTAMAALGIGAGDEIIMPTFTFVASFESVFSVGATPVLVDVDDTLTLDPKAVEAAITPQTKAVMPVHMCGSMADLDALKAICDKHQLILLEDACQSFGGSYKGKALGTIGHAGTFSFDFVKTITCAEGGAIVTNDQDVYVKSDAYADHGHDHLGVDRGADQHPFMGYNYRISELHAAVGLAQIRKLDNILSILRNNKKIMKDALATVSEVTFRRLPDEAGDSATHLSFFLPDENTARAAAAAMKAAGLAAFFWFDNNWHYIRQWDHFKQNASLHAFPPGLKQAMEQYKTKQFPASDAIIGRCISTPVNLGWNQDEVKEKAEKLVKAVKSVL is encoded by the coding sequence ATGCCCGGATATGAACTATTTGGAGCCGAAGAGCGGAAAGAAGTAAATGATGTACTGGAAACCGGCATTATGATGCGCTACGGATTTGATGGTCCGCGCAAAGGCATCTGGAAAGCAAAAGAGCTGGAACAGGCTATTTGCGATAAGCTGGACGTGAAGTATACACAGCTCACTTCCAGTGGTACTACTGCACTTAGCACCGCCATGGCTGCGTTGGGTATTGGTGCAGGTGATGAGATCATTATGCCCACTTTTACATTTGTGGCCAGTTTTGAATCTGTGTTTTCCGTAGGCGCCACCCCGGTGCTGGTAGATGTGGATGATACCCTGACACTGGATCCTAAAGCGGTAGAGGCGGCAATTACCCCTCAGACCAAAGCGGTAATGCCGGTGCATATGTGTGGTTCAATGGCCGACCTGGATGCATTAAAGGCTATTTGTGATAAGCACCAGCTGATTTTACTGGAAGATGCCTGCCAGTCTTTTGGAGGTAGTTATAAAGGTAAAGCCCTGGGTACTATCGGACATGCGGGTACTTTTTCTTTTGATTTTGTAAAAACAATTACCTGCGCAGAAGGTGGTGCTATTGTTACCAATGATCAGGATGTATATGTTAAAAGCGATGCGTACGCAGACCATGGACATGATCATCTGGGAGTAGACCGTGGTGCAGATCAGCATCCATTTATGGGCTATAACTACCGTATATCTGAGCTGCATGCAGCGGTAGGGTTGGCTCAAATACGCAAGCTGGACAACATTTTATCTATCCTGCGTAACAACAAAAAGATCATGAAGGATGCCCTAGCTACTGTGTCGGAGGTAACTTTCCGCCGTTTGCCGGATGAGGCGGGCGACAGTGCGACGCACCTGTCATTTTTCCTGCCGGATGAAAACACTGCCCGTGCTGCTGCTGCCGCTATGAAGGCAGCCGGATTAGCAGCCTTCTTCTGGTTTGATAATAACTGGCATTATATCCGCCAATGGGATCATTTCAAACAAAATGCTTCCCTGCATGCTTTCCCTCCAGGTCTTAAACAAGCCATGGAGCAATATAAAACCAAACAATTCCCCGCTTCAGACGCTATTATAGGCCGTTGCATTTCCACACCTGTTAATCTCGGCTGGAACCAGGATGAGGTGAAAGAGAAAGCAGAAAAGCTGGTAAAAGCTGTCAAAAGTGTATTATAA
- a CDS encoding YybH family protein, with the protein MRFILFLFILSIFSGVLSINTYAQHPEEQQIRALMQQQTAAWNEGDLNGFMQTYWQSDSLMFIGKSGVTYSWQATLDNYKKSYPDTAAMGKLNFNLLEFKPLTPVLYFVVGKWHLQRTAGDLQGHFSLLIRKINGEWKIVADHSS; encoded by the coding sequence ATGCGTTTTATATTGTTTTTGTTCATACTAAGTATATTCTCAGGGGTACTCTCCATAAATACCTACGCTCAGCATCCTGAAGAACAACAAATCCGGGCCCTGATGCAACAACAAACTGCTGCCTGGAACGAGGGTGATCTTAATGGTTTTATGCAAACCTATTGGCAATCAGACTCTCTTATGTTCATTGGCAAAAGTGGTGTCACCTATAGCTGGCAAGCCACCCTGGATAATTATAAAAAGTCTTACCCGGATACAGCGGCAATGGGGAAGCTTAATTTTAACTTACTGGAATTCAAACCCTTAACTCCAGTATTATATTTTGTGGTGGGTAAATGGCACCTGCAACGTACCGCCGGCGACCTGCAAGGGCATTTTAGCCTGCTTATCAGGAAAATAAATGGAGAATGGAAAATTGTGGCTGATCACAGCAGTTAA
- a CDS encoding CAP domain-containing protein, with amino-acid sequence MTGKVKLLFTVGILICYALTGCTKKDPLIPVKPDVIVPGDSVTVTENKVDRNELLTLVNGLRSRGCDCGSTKMPPVHALKWSGSLEKAAWLHSKDMKVNNFFQHNSQNGTTPGTRITAVGYNWYTYGENIAKGNMDEQAVILGWLSSPEHCKNMMKADYYEIGIGQEGVYWTMDLGSRVADK; translated from the coding sequence ATGACCGGGAAAGTTAAATTGCTTTTTACTGTTGGTATACTTATCTGTTATGCACTCACGGGTTGCACTAAAAAAGACCCGCTCATCCCTGTTAAGCCTGATGTTATCGTTCCGGGGGATTCTGTTACTGTTACAGAAAACAAAGTAGACCGGAATGAGCTGTTAACACTGGTAAATGGGCTACGCAGCCGGGGATGCGACTGTGGTAGTACTAAAATGCCGCCAGTGCATGCGCTGAAGTGGAGCGGCTCCCTGGAAAAGGCAGCATGGCTGCATAGTAAGGATATGAAAGTCAATAACTTCTTTCAACATAATTCCCAGAATGGTACTACTCCCGGCACACGTATTACTGCTGTAGGCTATAACTGGTATACCTATGGGGAAAATATTGCTAAAGGTAATATGGACGAACAGGCGGTGATATTGGGATGGCTATCCAGCCCTGAACATTGTAAAAATATGATGAAGGCTGATTACTATGAGATAGGTATCGGACAGGAAGGGGTATACTGGACAATGGATCTCGGAAGCAGGGTTGCTGACAAATAG